The sequence CATGTCCAGCAGATGTCAGTGCACTACAttgaaaagctgttttccaGCACTGAACTTACTGAACCTAAACATCGTTTCTGCTGATATTTTTCTGTTAAAGGAATCTCTGGGAAGAGCCAAATTCTCTTTGCCCTCGTGTTCACAACACGTTACTTGGATCTGCTCACCTCTTTCATCTCACTGTACAACACGTCCATGAAGGTGAGGTAACTGTTAACCAATCAAACAGgtgctgtgtttctctgtgGATCGTCACTGATGAGCTCTTCTGTGCTGCTCACCAGATGATTTACATCGGCTGTTCGTACGCCACCGTCTACCTGATCTACATGAAATTCAGGGCCACCTACGATGGAAATCATGACAGTTTTAGGGTGGAGTTCCTGGTCGTTCCTGTTGGGGGTCTCTCTGTTCTCATAAACCATGACTTCTCTCTCCTCGAGGTTTGTTTAAGCTGCTGCTGGGTTATGCAAACTGacatgtttgttataaatagctATTCATAATGGGATTATGTTGAGTTTGTAGAATAGAGCTTCATACTCAAGCATGGCAGAGGATCTGTGATGGCGTGGGCTTGTTTCTTTTCCACACGCTGTGGGAACTTAGACTGTATAGTATTATAGACTGTGCCATAAAAGAATATTCTTACATTAAAATGGACCAAAAAATAGGTCAATATTAGCATTTCCAACATAATAATCCAGAACATATGACCAAATCAAcacatttgcttttgtttttaactcaaATCTGTCTAGATCCTTTGGACGTTTTCCATTTACCTGGAGTCTGTGGCAATCCTGCCACAGCTCTTTATGATCAGCAAGACCGGAGAGGCCGAGACCATTACCACCCACTACCTGTTCTGCCTGGGCCTGTATCGGACCCTGTATCTCTTCAACTGGATCTGGCGTTACTACTTTGAGGGCTTCTTCGACATGATTGCTATTGTGGCTGGCGTGGTCCAGACTGTCCTCTACTGTGACTTCTTCTACCTTTATGTTACCAAAGGTGGGTAATGTTCATGCTTTTAGGATTTAGGCTTTACCTGATGATTGCTTAAACAAATGCCAAATATAACAGTTAACCCATCTAAAAAGATCGATATCTATATTATTGTTTATGCATGAATTAATAGTAAATGCTTAGAGAGCCATTAGTTATTATCTTTTGCTTTTCATCAGACAGACAGTCTCTGAGACATCTCTTCCTAGAATAACAGTTGTGAAGGAGAAAGGTTATCTTCTCTGCTTGTTCTCTGAAAAACCCGTAAAGTTCAGTCTTGGCTGATTGGAGGTTTCAGTAATCTGAAATTCCTAAAAGGGACAGTTGTTTTCCAAAGTTACCATCTGTTGAGTCACATTTGTCGATTATATTCCTGTCATTTTGCAATAAATCAGAGGATAAATACTCCCAGTTCCTCACAGAGGACTTGTTGTGCTAAACACTTGAATGCTCTGAATTTCTCTTCATATGTCTGAGATGTATTTAAAAGAATTTGCTTGTGGACAGTTCAATACCTTTTCAAGGTAGAGATACTGGTTATTGACAACAGTCTGCTGTGAAAAAACACAACTATCCACCAGGTAGAACTTAGAAACACTGCATGTTCTCAAATTGTTTGATCTTTACTTTGTCGTCCTGTTCATTCCCATTCATACAGAGTGCTAGAGAAGTTTGCATGCACTCATTATGGTCATGATAAGCAACAATTAGATGCACAAGTTATGGCGGAGTTTTAGATTCAAATTTCTCAGATGATTGGTTGGGATTTTTCAGGAGCAACCCAAGAACCACCTAGGCTTAAATCTATAACATACCCCTAGTTCACTCTGATTATGTTCCGTGTCTGCTCCATCATCCAATTGTCATGTGGAAATTTACACTGGATGATAATATCAGGGAAGGTCCTGTTAACTAAACAGAATTTTCAGCATGAATACTACTGAGTATCTCTGTACTTACAGGCTGCAGTCAGTGATTTAAATGATAATAAGCAGGATAAACTCAACATCCAATCCATTGACTCCTGCCATCTCCCATTCCTTCTCCTTTCTGCCATCATCCTTGTAAAAAGGATGTGTGGTGGTGTAcaaaatcttgtttttcctCTTCCAGAATGAGCTTCTCGTCGTCCATGGTGTCAATTAACTCTTGAGACCCTCTGGCTGACTTATTTGTGACTTAAGAAATTTCTGCGATTGTGGTCCGTCATATGTCAAAAATAGACTTGATTTCTTCTATGGATGATGCACAAGAAACCCTGCAAACAGTTTGCTAAAGACAACCAGACTTGGACATGGATTACTGGAACCAtgttctgtggtctgatgagagcAAGATAAACCAATTTGGTTCAGATGGTGTCAAGGATGTGTGGCAACAACCAGGtgaggagtacaaagacaagtgtGCCTTGCCTATAGTCAAGCATTGGTGGTTTGGGGATGCACGAGTGCTGCCGGCCGTGGGGAACTACAGTTCATTGAGGGAACCATGAAGGCCAACGTGTACTGTGGCGCACTAAAGCACAAGATGATCCCCTCCCCTTGGAACCTGGGCCTCAGGGGACATGATAATggccccaaacacacctccaggatgACCGCTGCGTTGCTAAAGAGACTGAGAATAGAGGTGctggactggccaagcatgtctccaCACCCAAACCCTACTCTGGCCCTTGAGGATCGGAGTTTGAGACCCCAGCTCTAAACCTCTTAGATCAGTTTTAAGCTGGACCTTGGGTTGTGGTTTAAATGCCAGAGTGGCAATCctaatttttaaaagatttacaGATGGAATAAAGATGTTAGATCACTAGCTTCTTTATAGAATCAGTGTTTAGTTCAGATGTAATAAATCTTAAGTGTACTAGACTGGGCAGCGTAGGGTTGATCAAAGTTGTCCATGATGCCAAACAAAGCTGTGCAACAGCCCTTTACCAGCATTGTATTGTTTCAAGATTTGTAAAGCACACAGAGATGATAAAACTCAGCTAGGGGAATGTTTAGTACTTGGATGTGCacaattctttttaaaattgcCAGAAAAATCTAGAAATTTGAAGCTATGATTTTTGAAATGAGGAATATGTAGGAACGGATGTTAACAAAGTAGGCGGGTTAACGGAAAGAGGGCCACCTGAAAATCCTTTAAATAGATGGTCAAAACTTGGACACAATTGGGTGTAACAGGATaataatcccaaacacacatctaaactggttttggaatggatgaAGCGGTTTAATATTAAGCTTCTGGAGTATTACTGACTTCTTAATCTAGAAAGGTCTCGTTATGGTTTCTAAGTGATGTCCCTTTATATCTCCCTGCAGTGTTGAAAGGTAAGAAGTTGAGTCTGCCGGCATAAAGACAGACTGGAGGAGACGGCAGCTCCCAGCAGACTCAGGGGATGCAGAAATGACGTGGAGTCTCATGAGCGATAGAAACGGATGCCTGAAACAGCCAACTATTGGGGGGAATAAAAACACTAGTCTTCTTGATGATTGCTCATGGAACTGGTAAATGCCAACAAAACAGCGACGCTGAACAAAGATCATCAACTTTTGGATTTCTGTGTTCAGCATCTTGCCTTAAACTTCTTTTCAAAATAGGagacattgtttttcttttttttttctttttatttacgtGTGAGGTGTATAcccttgttttctttaattttttttatataatgtcACACAAAAGGTAAACTCAGTACCTTGTTTGACTTACTTGGTTAAGAAAATGCACAAAATGTACAGTCTTATTAAAGAGTGAGATGAAGCATAATGTATCAGAGTGCCTGATGAGGATTGTCCTTTTTCTCGcagtatttttttcatttttcagaaaATCTTTGGATTATTTGTGTAGCTAATTGTAGGCATATGTGctttgaggaaaaacatttaatgaggCCAACAtaaatgctctttttttttcttttcttttttttttacaagtttaGCTTTATTAagacaaaactaaacattttaacagGTTAGTCTTCTTTAAAAATCACTGCTTTTTAAGGGGAACTCTTAGAGGGATTTTgactataaaatgtaatgtattgATTGAATGATCTAAGTGCCAGCAATAATTTTTGGCAcatcagtatttttaaagggtgcttgttttgttaaaaattcaGTAAAATCCTAAATGTCACATTTTCGGAGCAGATGGAGCCCAGGCCTTGTTTTGGCTGTAATCGCACTCCAGTAACAAACTCGTGATCACCTTCCAGTGATCACTCGACAGTTTTTTCCAAACCCGACGCTGGGGTAAAAAAACGGTTTGCCATGTTTGTTAGAAAAAGCCTCTGGCATGATGGCTAATCTTTTAATCTTAGCAGTTAGGTGTGTGTTCCAAATGAGCTTTTGAGCACAGTTATTTTGCCCTTTTTGTCGCTTTTAATCGAATAGGTGTGACTGTGTTCAATGAGTGAATTTGTTTCATCAAATCGCCTTGTCAACTTTATCTTAGTAGGCATTCCTATGagtttttttccaattttctttggtcaaaattattttgttttctattgcATGATATCATCTTcattaaagattttattatGATCAAACTTCAATGGTTTGGTTTGATTATTGAAATAGTCCCAACAGGAAATGAACTGCACATAAACATGCATATCTTTGTaaaattaaagatgtttttttacataaaacaattaTCTACTTTCCTTTGTTTTAAGCCTTCTATTATACCAAAAATTAATATCCAATGCagccagttgccttcagaagtcatctgAAACGGGTAAATAAAATCTACTTGTGTGtgtcatttaatctcagtagaacaccctgaacaggtcgccagtacattgcagggcaacacagagaccatccaaccacccactcacacactcgTAGGGCAATCTAGGTCAGTGTTTCTTAAACCTGGTTTTTGGTGCCTACAATCCTTTGGGGTTTGGATGCATCTGCTTCAGCACCTGATTAAAATAATTGCACTACTTCCACAGTGTACCCTCAAGTTCTGCAAGAGCCCCATAATCACCATCAAGTCAGGTTTGCAGCAGCTGGAAAatacctaaaacatgcaggacagtgggcCATGAGGACCAGAGTTAAGAAACACTGGTTTACGTGACCCAATTAATCTAATGGTCATGTTTTTGTGCTAAAGGAGGAAGCTATAGGGCCCTTGATGGAGCCCACACATGCAAACAGGccccaggccaggatttgaaGCCAGGACCTTACTAGTGCAAGgtaaacagtgctaccaactgtgccaccatgcagcctacCAAGATTGAACATTTTTGCCCAAAACGCttcatgtggcagaaaactagcattgcacatcaccctgaacacagcctttatatacaggtccttctcaaaatattagcatattgtgataaagttaattatttttcataatgtcatgatgaaaatttaacattcatatattttagattcattgcacactaactgaaatatttcaggtcttttattgtcttaatacggatgattttggcatacagctcatgaaaacccaaaattcctatctcacaaaattagcatatttcatccgaccaataaaagaaaagtgtttttaatacaaaaaacgtcaaccttccaataatcatgtacagttatgcactcaatacttggtcgggaatcctttggcagaaatgactgcttcaatgcggcgtggcatggaggcaatcagcctgtggcactgctgaggtcttatggaggcccaggatgcttcgatagcggcctttagctcatccagagtgttgggtcttgagtctctcaacgttctcttcacaatatcccacagattctctatggggttcaggtcaggagagttggcaggccaattgagcacagtgataccatggtcagtaaaccatttaccagtggttttggcactgtgagcaggtgccaggtcgtgctgaaaaatgaaatcttcatctccataaagcttttcagcagatggaagcatgaagtgctccaaaatctcctgatagctagctgcattgaccctgcccttgataaaacacagtggaccaacaccagcagctgacacggcaccccagaccatcactgactgtgggtacttgacactggacttctggcattttggcatttccttctccccagtcttcctccagactctggcaccttgatttccgaatgacatgcagaattttctttcatccgaaaaaagtactttggaccactgagcaacagtccagtgctgcttctctgtagcccaagtcaggcgcttctgccgctgtttctggttcaaaagtggcttgacctggggaatgcggcacctgtagcccatttcctgcacacgcctgtgcacggtggttctggatgtttctactccagactcagtccactgcttccgcaggtcccccaaggtctggaatcggcccttctccacaatcttcctcagggtccggtcacctcttctcgttgtgcagcgttttctgccacactttttccttcccacagacttcccactgaggtgccttgatacagcactctgggaacagcctatttgttcagaaatttctttctgtgtcttaccctcttgcttgagggtgtcaatagtggccttctggacagcagtcaggtcggcagtcttacccatgattggggttttgagtgatgaaccaggctgggagttttaaaggcctcaggaatcttttgcaggtgtttagagttaactcgttgattcagatgattaggttcatagctcgtttagagacccttttaatgatatgctaattttgtgagataggaattttgggttttcatgagctgtatgccaaaatcatccgtattaaaacaataaaagacctgaaatatttcagttagtgtgcaatgaatctaaaatatatgaatgttaaattttcatcatgacattatggaaaataatgaacttcatcacaatatgctaatattttgagaaggaccagtagagAGAGATGTTGCATGTGGGGACAAAGGCTGGCtgcagttgatgggaagatggatggaaataaatacagaacaacCCGTTAGAGACTGACAAAAATTTGACACTGGGGTAGAAGTCCacgttccagcaggacaatgaccctgaaTATACTAatacatctcagtaaattagaatgtgCGTTCTCAtaaggcttgtttgtcagattaaaaataagtttgaaaaataacatcCTTTAAGtagatattaaacatacttttcattaggtcaacatttctgtattaaaaatgtttttaattgatCTGACATACCAATAATCTTCTTagaaatcaaatgtttttttccttcactaagcagaaaatcatatttaacagaaataaagcactgaaaacatctgtgtgtaattaatccatACAACGTGTTTCACACATTGCATCTCTGATCACATGTTAAAGTCTTTTATATTTTCCCCCCAAAAAAGGCATTGAAGTTTATGattgttttataacaaaatgtgacaaaattaagAAGGAattaataattttgcaaggaactgtacATAGCAGTAAGACAAGCCAATTCGAGGTTTTACTTGCAGGTCCCTCTTCAGGGTTTCTCACTCTCCTCAAACTAAAAAAGCTTGCacagtttgtttgtgtgtagTATGTGCATTACAAACTTCAAACTAGGTGCAACAAATCCATGCAAGGGTTCATTCAGAGAAACAAGAAAATTTTAAGAAGTAACCGAAGCATTTACATGGATACGAACAGCGATCCCGACAGGCCTGGGAAATTACTGTTGCTATCCTTTACACCACAGTTGGATAATGACGCAAAACATTTTGTAAGAGCAAAACCAAAGAGCTCAACACAAAGAGGAGTAATGTTCTTAAATGACTGAGCCACTCAGCTGACCTTAACAGAAGAGAGGATGCTTTTCACAACTGAAGGAGGAAATCCCAGAGGTCAGCTCCAGTAAAGGATAGAAAATCACTAATACTTTAGTTATACATTGATTTTGATGAATTATAAccaaatgtgtgttttaacatTACCATTGAACTCCGGTCTCTATTTCAGACAGCTCTATGTTTGAAATACATAATTGGGGTTAAACATCTATATTTTGAGCTAATTTACACTCATTGTTTCAATAAAGTCTTTAGGTGATTAGACTTTGTGTTTCATACGCATAATTTCAATCACTACTTCTGGACGAAGAAGcctgtaaaaatgacagaaaatgtcTAAGGACTTAACACCAATTCAGCAATAATAATATTTTGGCCACTCACTCCACAAATCCACtgacagtgcattgcaaaataTGTTATACAcctttaaccttttcacattcaaactacaaactttaatgtattttactggtatCGGTACTGGTATTGTGTTGTAAGATACCAATGCAAGGTGGTGCATAATTGGAAGGAGGAAGGTAAatgatacaggtccttctcaaaatattagcatattgtgataaagttcattattttccataatgtcatgatgaaaatttaacattcatatattttagattcattgcacactaactgaaatatttcaggtcttttattgtcttaatacggatgattttggcatacagctcatgaaaacccaaaattcctatctcacaaaattagcatatattagcagggtctctaaacgagctatgaacctaatcatctgaatcaacgagttaactctaaacacctgcaaaagattcctgaggcctttaaaactcccagcctggttcatcactcaaaaccccaatcatgggtaagactgccgacctgactgctgtccagaaggccactattgacaccctcaagcaagagggtaagacacagaaagaaatttctgaacgaataggctgttcccagagtgctgtatcaaggcacctcagtgggaagtctgtgggaaggaaaaagtgtggcagaaaacgctgcacaatgagaagaggtgaccggaccctgaggaagattgtggagaagggccgattccagaccttgggggacctgcggaagcagtggactgagtctggagtagaaacatccagagccaccgtgcacaggcgtgtgcaggaaatgggctacaggtgccgcattccccaggtcaagccacttttgaaccagaaacagcggcagaagcgcctgacctgggctacagagaagcagcactggactgttgctcagtggtccaaagtacttttttcggatgaaagcaaattctgcatgtcattcggaaatcaaggtgccagagtctggaggaagactggggagaaggaaatgccaaaatgccagaagtccagtgtcaagtacccacagtcagtgatggtctggggcgccgtgtcagctgctggtgttggtccactgtgttttatcaagggcagggtcaatgcagctagctatcaggagattttggagcacttcatgtttccatctgctgaaaagctttatggagatgaagatttcatttttcagcacgacctggcacctgctcacagtgccaaaaccactggtaaatggtttactgaccatggtatcaatgtgctcaattggcctgccaactctcctgacctgaaccccatagagaatctgtgggatattgtgaagagaacgttgagagactcaagacccaacactctggatgagctaaaggccgctatcgaagcatcctgggcctccataagacctcagcagtgccacaggctgattgcctccatgccacaccgcattgaagcagtcatttctgcaaaaggattcccgaccaagtattgagtgcataactgtacatgattatttgaaggttgacgttttttgtattaaaaacacttttcttttattggtcagatgaaatatgctaattttgtgagataggaatttgggttttcatgagctgtatgccaaaatcatccgtattaagacaataaaagacctgaaatatttcagttagtgtgcaatgaatctaaaatatatgaatgttaaattttcatcatgacattatggaaaataatgaactttatcacaatatgctaatattttgagaaggacctgtacatggttttcaaatttctcACAAATAAAAGTCTTAAACGCATGGCATGACTTTGTCTTTATTCATAAAGAGTTTTTTGAAGtagcttttgctgcaattacagttgcaagtctTATAGGATATATCTCCACCAGCTCCACCAAGGAtttgcatgtaggctaaaaGAGTTAAATTTTTTCTCATTTGACCGAAGCACCTTCTTATacacatttgctgtgtcccccacATGGGTTGTGGCAAGCTGCAAACAAAACAGATTGGTGTCCTTTGCAATTTAAGTGgccagccatgtcttggtagcttTACATCTGTGTCATACTCTTCCTGTTCCTGTGTGACTTTCAAacttgggatattattttataaccaaACTATATTAAACATCTATATAACTTTCTTCCCGACCTGTCTGATATGTTCCTTGtcttcatgtttttattcactAATGTACTTACTAATGTTCTAGAAAAACCCTCTgagtccttcacagaacagctgaatttatcaAATGACTCACATATGAGGCTTTTTATACCAACTGGTTGAATGGTTGCAATGGCTTGTTTTTAGGGgcaccaggaaaaaaaaaaagggggctgACACCTTTCAAGTATTTATTAGtacaaactttttaaaaccaaataCACTTTTTCGTTTTACTTTACAAATATGCACTATGTATTGATCTAtcgtataaaaaaaaaaaaaaaaaaatcaccttaAAACTTATCGAAGTTTATGGTTGAAACATGAAAAGGTTGAAGGGGTACGAATAAGGTTGCAAAGCATTGTAAATGCAGgccatgtttttaacaaaactcATTTTTTCCAATATGTAGAAAatttagtggaaggaagaaaGCCAAGGACATGTTAATTATGTTCAGAATTTATTGAACCATGAATATTACAAGTGTACAAAATTGTACTTCAGAAATATGGCAGTGTGTTACGACAtacaaacatataaaaaaaagtgttaataCAGCTTGACATCaggtaacatttaaaaaatgtctccgttttaaaatgttcagccaCATTACTAAACTGGTGACAGATACAGgttaatatataaataataaggTATCAGGTAAAG is a genomic window of Girardinichthys multiradiatus isolate DD_20200921_A chromosome X, DD_fGirMul_XY1, whole genome shotgun sequence containing:
- the LOC124862311 gene encoding ER lumen protein-retaining receptor 2-like — its product is MNIFRLTGDLSHLAAIIILLLKIWKSRSCAGISGKSQILFALVFTTRYLDLLTSFISLYNTSMKMIYIGCSYATVYLIYMKFRATYDGNHDSFRVEFLVVPVGGLSVLINHDFSLLEILWTFSIYLESVAILPQLFMISKTGEAETITTHYLFCLGLYRTLYLFNWIWRYYFEGFFDMIAIVAGVVQTVLYCDFFYLYVTKVLKGKKLSLPA